A region of the Haemophilus parainfluenzae genome:
GTTGGAGTAGGACGTAGTCAATGAACAGCCAACAAACCAAACGATCATTATTAGGTTTGCTTATTTCTTTATTGGTTCATGGTAGCATCCTTGGAGCGTTATTTTGGAACTGGCATACGCCACATGAAGCGGCGAGTAATGCTCTAGGTGAAATATCCACGACGATTTCAATGGAAATGATTCAAGGGATGAGAGTGGAAGAACCCGCTCCTGAGGCGGAACCTGAACCTCAACAGGCAGAACTAGAACCTGAAAAACAGGAAGTCGTCTCGGATCCAACAAAGAAACCAGAACCTGAGAAGAAAAAAGAACCTGAGAAAAAGCCAGAAAAACCAATAGAAAAACTGAAACCAAAACCGAAAGAGAAGCCAAAGGAAAAACCTAAAAATGAGGTAAAAGCAGAGAAAGCGGTAGAAATGCCGAAGAGTCTACCGATTGGCGATAAGAATATAAATTCAACGGCTACGGCAAATTCTAAAGCAACGACCACAGGTCAACCTGGTACAAATGGCGTTCAAGGTGGCTCAGGTACCAATACGGATGAGCTAAATGCTTATCGTGCAGCTATTCGACGTGAAATTGAACGGCACAAGCGCTACCCTGCTCGAGCGAAGATGATGCGTAAACAAGGTGTTGTGAGCGTGAGTTTTAGTGTGGGTGCAGATGGCTCCTTATCAGGAGAACGTGTCACAAACTCCTCTGGAGATGAAAGCTTAGACAACGCAGCACTTGAAGCGGTGAGAAGTGCAAGACCTGTTGGTCCAAAACCAGCTGGATTTGCTTCTTCAGTAAGCGTACCAATTAGTTTCACTATTCAATAAATAAATAAATAAAAAGGCGAACATGATGTTCGCCTTTCTTTTTGCTAATTTTAATTAGCCCATACCGTATTTTTTCAATTTCTTACGCAATGTACCACGATTGATACCGAGCATATTAGCTGCACGGGTTTGGTTACCGCGGGTGTACTGCATAATCATATCTAACATCGGGTGTTCAACTTCCGCTAATACTAATTCGTAAAGATCATTCACATCTTGACCATCTAATTGTGATAAGTAATTGCGTAAAGCTTGTTTTACTGAATCACGTAATGGTTTGTTTGTTACTTGTGATTGAGAGTTTAAAACTGAAACGGTTAACGCTTCAGACGGATTACGTTGTTGTTCTAACATTTTTCTTTATCCAAAATTGAATTTAAAAAATCTTCCAGCACAATTAACTGCTCTTTCGGTTCATTAATTGCGTTAAAAGTCTGTCTAAAAACGGAATCGGGTTGAATTCCCTGTAAATACCAAGCTACGTGCTTACGGGCTATTCGATAGCCTTTTTGCTCACCATAGAACTGATGAAGTTCCTGAATATGACGCAAAATATGACCGCACTTTTCACGCAAACTTGGAGTTTGAATTATCGAATCATGTTCCACTAAGGCCTCGACGGCTTGAAAAAGCCATGGGTTGCCTAGTGTGGCACGACCGATCATTATTGCATCGGCACCTGTGTACTCAAGTACCTTTTTCGCTTTCGAGGCAGAATCAATATCACCATTCGCAATGACTGGAATTGAAATTGATTGTTTGACTGCTCGAATATTGTCGTATTCCGCTTCCCCTTCAAATAAGCATTCTTTCGTCCGCCCGTGAATGGTTAAAGCCTGAATACCAGATTGTTCTGCAATTTTGCCGATTTGCACACAGTTTCGATTTGCTTTATCCCAACCTGTGCGAATTTTTAACGTCACAGGCACATCAACGGCATTCACGACTTCTTTTAAAATTTTTTCCACTAAATCGGGAAATTGAAGAAGTGCAGAGCCCGCTAGCTTTCGATTTACTTTCTTTGCGGGACAGCCCATATTGATGTCGATAATTTCAGCGCCATAGGCTACATTAATTGCTGCAGCTTGGGCCATTTCTAAAGGATCAGAACCTGCGATTTGCACCGCATTTAATCCTAGCTCTTCACTATGTGCTAAACGAAGTTTCGATTTCTCTGTATGCCAAACTTGAGGATTGGTGGACATCATCTCTGAAAACGTTAATCCCGCACCGTAATGGGCACATAAACGTCGAAAAGGTTGATCCGTGATACCTGCCATGGGAGCCAATAAAATACGATTTTTTAATTCATAAGAACCAATTCGCATTTTATGTTATCCCCAATTACAAGTCCTAATCTCTAGCAAGTCAGGCAACAGCAGTCACCGACAAGGGGTGCTATATTACGCATTTTTCTTTTTTTTGCAAAGGGAAATTTGTTCAAAAAATGCACTTTTTTTAATTGACAAAAAGAAATTAAGCCGATTTTAATTTACCTGTAATACGACACCATTCTTCTTTCACCGCCACAAGATCTAAATCAAAGGATTGTGTATAAGCATCGCATACCGATTGTGCTTGAGTTTCTAAAATGCCCGATAATCCAAGATCCCCCCCTCTTTCACTAATTGGGAGATAACTGGGTAAAGTTCTTTTAATGGACCTGCAAGAATATTCGCCACAACGACATCCGCTTTTAAATCTGCGGGTTTATCATCGGATAAGAAAAGCTGAAGACGATCTGCCACCCCATTCTGTTCCGCATTATTACGACTGGCGAGAATCGCTTGTGGATCGATATCAATACCGATTGCATTTTTCGCCCCTAATTTAAGGGCTGCAATGGCAAGAATTCCTGAGCCACAGCCAAAATCGATGACGGTTTTGCAAGTTAAATCCAAACCATCTAACCACTCTAAACAAAGTGCGGTTGTCGGGTGGGTGCCTGTCCCGAAAGCTAAGCCAGGATCAAGCATCACATTAACCGCATTTTGATCCGGCACTTCGCGCCAGCTTGGGCAAATCCATAAACGTTTGCCAAATTGCATTGGGTGGAAGTTATCCATCCATTCACGTTCCCAATCTTTATCCTCGATTTGCTCGATTTTGTAAGCGGTATTTTCATCTAAATGATGGGCTTGTTTAAGCAAACTCACAATTTCATTCATATCGGTTTCTGCATCAAACAATGCAATCACATCGGTATTTCCCCACAAACGCGTTTCTCCTGGAAGTGGTTCAAAAATCGGCGTATCTTGGCTATCCATAAATGTGACCGAAACTGAGCCAATTTCTTCTAAAAAGTCGCTAATTTTCTCGGCTTTTTCATTTGTACTATTTAAGCGAATTTGAATCCACGCCATCTTCTTTTCCTTTTAATTAATTTCTTTATGTAACCATTTCGGTAATAAACTTACGCCTAGGGCTGAAGACACAATAATGATAATCCCAAGCGCTGAAACAAGTGAAACCTCTTCGTTGAGTAATAATACTGCCAAAAAGACACCAAAAATCGGTTCAAGTGCGGTCAAAATTCCCGAGATTTTTGCATCCACTGAATTTAAGCCTTTATTCCATAACCAAAAAGCAAACCAACTGCACGCTACGCCGAGATAAATCAATCCGAAGAAACCAAGCCAGTTAAAATGGATATCCCAGTTTTCAGTCATCAATAAAGTAAATGGCAGCATGGTGATGGTTGCTAACACAATCGAAATTGATGTATAGGCTTGTGCTGAAACCGTTGCCACCACTTTTTTCGTCCAACGCAAGCAACAAGCAAACACAATACTTGCCGCCACCACTAATGAGCATCCCAATAAGCTAATTTCACTTGAACCTTCATTGCCCTGCCCACCTAGAATTAAAATGGCCACACCTAAAAAGGCAAAAGCCCCACACAACCAATGATACCATTTCGCACGATCTTGAAAGAAAAAATGCCCAATAAAAATCACGCATAACGGCTCTAATCCAATCATGGTTGTTGCGCTCGCCGCACTCGTATATTTTAAACCAATAAATTGCAGCAAAAAGGTCGCGGTATAATTAAAAAAACCTAACCACCACAGTTGTTTTCGCATCGGTTTAGACACGCCTTTCCAACGACGAAAAAAGAGTGGCATCACAATAATCGCCGCCATTAATAAACGGGCTTGGATCATTAAAATAGTATCCATCATTGTAAAGGTGTATTTTGCGGCAACAAAGGCACTACTCCAAATAAACAACGCCAGGATCTGGTAAATCATAAAGTGCGGTCCATTTTTACTGTTTTTGGGCACCGAATTGATTGCCTAAGATGAACGCAATCAAACCAAATACAAGTGCTGGAACAATCGCATTAAAACCCAATAATTTGATGCCAAATTGAGTCAGCAATACAAAACTGCTTAATCCCACCACCATCGAGCTTATTGCCCCTGTTGCATTTGCTTTATCCCAATAAATGCCTAATACAATCACCCAAAGAAATGCCGCTTCTAATCCTCCGAAAGCAAACAAATTCAACCAAATAATCATATCCGGTGGATTAAGTGCCGCAAGAATTAACAACGCCGATAAAACAAGTGTGATGACTGATGAAATACGGCTAATTCGTTTTTCATTCTTCGCTGCTTCAGGTTTGCTTGCAAGATATAAGTCTTTCACAAAAATTGAGGAGGATTGAATGAGTTGCGCATCAACTGTGGACATAATCGCCGACATCGGTGCGGCTAGGAAAATCCCTGCAACAATAGGAGGAAGCACTTCCAACATTAAGGTTGGAATGACTTTATCTGATACCGTTAAATCTGGCACAACGGCACGTCCTAAAGCGCCCGCCAAATGCATCCCTAACATAATAACTGAAAGGACAATCGTACCAATGAGCATGCCTCGATGTAAGGCTTTACTGTCTTTGAAAGCCATGCAACGGACGGCTGTATGTGGTAAACCAACCACACCGAAACAGACTAGGATCCAAAAGGATGCCATAAATTGAAAATCTAGCATCTCATTCGGGCCGTAAGGACTCACTAAACTCGGATCAATTTCAGTTAATTTATTGACCGCACTTTCTACGCCACCGAGATGGTAAATAACGCCCACCAATAACACGATTGTGCCCAAAATCATTACCGTACCTTGAATTGTATCGGTTAACACGACTGCTCGGAAACCACCAATAAACGTATAAATGGCAACCGTTAAGGCAAAAATAAGCAAGGCGTGAGTATAAGGAATCCCTATCGTAGTTTCGAGTAATCTCGCCCCACCAATAAATTGCACAACCATGGCAGCAAAGAAGGCAAGCAACAATGCTAGACTGGAAATCCAAACGAGATATTTATTTTTATAACGATAGAGAAATAGATCATTGATGGTGAGTGCATTGGTTTCGCGAGAAAGTAATGCAAACTTTTTGCCCAATGCACCTAAGGCTAACCACACAGCCGGCACTTGGATCATGGCGAGTAATACCCAACCCAGCCCGTATTTATAGGCAGCCCCTGGTCCACCAACAAAAGAACTGGCACTGGCATAAGTGGAAGCCGTTGTCATCGCAAGGACAAAGCCCGTCATGGAGCGATTTCCTACATAATATTCCGTAAGGAAATCACCTTTACTGCGTTTTACATAAGCAAATAATGCCGCGCCAAAGATGAAGACTAAATAGATAGCTAATGGGAGAATAATACCTAAATTCATTATTTATTCTCCTTTGACTCAACATCTAGCGGGATATCTAAAAAGACAATTTTGACAATCCAATACCCAATGACGACAAACAAAATAGGTAAATAAATGCAGGATAATTCAAACCATAACGGAAAACCTATCGGCCCGGGTGAATCTTTCGGGAGATAAGCACACACACACCACCCAATCACATAAAAAATAGCTAAACCTAATGCCCAGCGAGCTTCCTTGGCTGCCTGTTTATATCGTTGTGATAAATCCATTATTAGCTCCTGTTAGAATGTTTTACCCATTTCAAGGAAAATACGATTTTTGTCGTAGCTATAAAATGGGTGATTACTTGAAACTCGTTGATAAGACCATGTAATTTTAGGCGTGATTCCCCAGAAGTAAAGATCTCGATGCCATAATGTTACTGCCGATTGATATTCATTATTTTTCTGACGAATATTGAATAAATCAGCTCCTTTGTAAGTTCTACGTGCATAGGCAAAGGAAATTCGGGTTGAAATACCCCATCCCCACTCTTGCACCCAGCCTAAACGGAGGTTTTTACGTTGATAAGCATTGTCTTCATCTCGCGTATTTTCACGATTATAATCAGCACCTATGAACCAAAATTGACCACTCTTAGGAAAATAAGATAACGTATTCGACCAAAGATAGTTATTTCCATTCAAGTGTTTACGAGTGTTATAACGCTGTTCACCATACTCAAGTGCGGTTGAAATTTGCCACTTTTCATTCAACCAATAAGTTAAATCCAAACGAGTACCTGAATTCTTCGAATACTGCTTCATTGACTCACTACCTGAGGAGCCACCTGCATACCATCGTCTTTCTGTAAATGGCATCAATGAAATCTCAAAACGTGCTGTTTGATAACCTAATCCAGCGCCAACTCTACCATTAAATTCATTATATTTTTTATTATCCCAGTAATATTTCCCATTACCTTCGATAGAAAATTTAGTGAAATAATTATGGGGTAATGACCATTTTTTCTCTGCTTCTGCAAAATAAGAAAAACCTGTTGCACTTTCGCGCTCCCAGGCATTCCAATTTCCAATGCGAGTGCCAGGTTTTGGCGCATTGTTAATATTACTTTCGTTTAAGAAGCTCAAACCACCTTGAAACCTCCATTGATCTCGGCGGTTAAGTGCAGAAAGATATTGGTCTATCATGACGATAGACTCGGGTGAAACTTGTTCAGCTCTCAGCTTTTGGAATTGATCTTTGGCTGCCTCATTATCATTGTTTAAAAAGAGTGCTTGTGCTAACTGATAACGCAATGGCAGAATGGTCGAATCTTGAGAAAATAGCGTACGATAACGAGTTACCGCCTCTGAAAAACGACCATTTTCACGAGCATTAATTGCATTTGCCCACTCAAGTAAAAATGGATCTTGTTTTGGCAAATTTTGATACAACGGCAGTAATAGTTGAACGGCGTCACCGTTATTTTGCAACACTGCAGGAATCAATCCACGTACGATCAAATCAGGATGTTTTGCCAATTCTTCTTTCGTAATGGAAAGTGTATGTTTATCATCACGTTTTTCTGGAATTTGTGGCTTTTGAGTGGATAAGTCAGGTTTCGCAAGCTGAAGCTGATCATCAAACCGCTCATCCCGAGGTTTAGGAGACTTCTCTACTGCAAAAGAGAATGAACTAAGCAATAATGAGGAGCTTAAAAATAAAATAAGTTTAGATTGTGAAGTCATTTTTTATTCCTATAAAGAAAAATAAAGCAAGCACGAAGCTTGCTTTAAATAATAATGAAATAGCATTTCTTATTGTGCTTTTGCACCGTAGGCTCCAACCCAAGAATTATCATTAGCTTTAGCTGAACCGCCTAATTCTTTTGCATTCTCACCATAGAATTTACCCTCAGCTTTACCCTGAGAATTTAACAAATCTGATTTAGCTGTACCTGAAAAACCATTTCCAGAAATATTCGCATCAATCTTAACTACATCTTTATTATCTGTGCGTAAAGTACCTGTTAATTTCTTATTACCGAAATCAGCACTAAAGCTAGATGAACCTTTTAAATAATCTTCATCTGGTAATTTATCGGTATCCGCGGAAATAATGCTATCCCCTCTATAGGTCACTACACCTGATGATGGCATTGAAGTTGTTGGATATCCGTTATAAAACAAGATATCATCTTGACTAGGATCTTGGCTTTCAACCGCACCAAAACGAACATTGCTATAAGAACCACAGCAAACTTCTAATTTACCATTTAATTTCATACCATTAATCGTTTTAGCGGTGGCTTGTGTCCAACCTCTTGCGCTAATACCAGGACCAAAACCAATGGGAATATCTTTTCCATCAACATTAATTTTATATAAATTTGCTGAAGTAAGATCTACAGTTTTAGCTGTAACATTTCCCTTATTATCTGAATCACCAACTATTGCCCCGCCTGTCTTATTATTTGAAGATGTTGATACTGAACTACTTGAATTCTTCTGTTCTTTAACAGGTTGGGTTTGTTTTTTAGCAGGCTGAGTTGTTTGTGCAGCTGGTTTATCTTTCGTTGGAGCTTGACTTCTGCTTCCTGCATCACCACCGCCACTGCTTCCACAAGCAGCTAAAGTTAATGTAGCTAAAGCTGTTAAACTAAACTTTAAAATAGCATTCTTCATAGTTTACCTCTAAGTTCTTTATTAAGCACACTTAATATAAATACATAAAATAAATTTATGTATACTTTCATCTTACCATAAAATTAATATCATTATGTATAAGTTCATAAAAATAAGGTAAAGACAATTTATGCCTTTACCTTAAAATTATGAATTAATCATACATCCCTAATTTCTTCTCTAAATAGTGGATATTGGCGCCACCTTTTTGAAAGTTTTCATCTTCAAGGATGAGTTCATGAAGAGGGATATTTGTTTTGATACCGTCAATGATTGTCTCTGATAATGCATTTTGCATACGACGGATTGCGACATCACGAGTATCACCGTATGTAATTAATTTTGCGATCATAGAATCGTAGTGTGGTGGAACGGTATAACCAGCATATACATGAGAATCCCAACGAACCCCTAAACCACCTGGTGAGTGCAAGTGTGCAACTTTACCTGGAGATGGTAAGAATGTTTTTGGATCTTCTGCATTGATACGGCATTCCATCGCATGACCTTTCACTTTAATATCTTCTTGTTTATAAGAAAGTGGTAAACCAGCTGCAATGCGCAATTGTTCTTTCACCAAATCTACACCGGTAATCATTTCTGTTACAGGATGCTCTACTTGAATACGGGTATTCATTTCAATGAAATAGAATTCACCATTTTCATACAAGAATTCAAACGTACCTGCACCGCGATAACCAATTTCGATACAAGCATTCGCACAACGAGTGCCGATGTCACGACGAACTTCTTCTGTAATACCTGGTGCAGGCGCTTCTTCCACGACTTTTTGGTGGCGACGTTGCATAGAACAATCACGTTCTGCAAGATAAATTGCATTACCGTGTGTATCCGCTAAAACTTGAATTTCAACATGGCGTGGATTTTCTAAATATTTTTCCATATAAACCATGTCATTATTAAATGCTGCTTTTGCTTCAGCTTTTGTCATCGCAATGGATTCTTCAAGTGCATCTTCGCTACGAACGACACGCATACCACGACCGCCGCCGCCGCCAGATGCTTTGATAATAATTGGATAACCAATACGTTTTGCAATTTCTTTATTTTTTGCGATATCGCTGCCTACTGGACCATCTGAACCCGGTACACAAGGCACGCCCGCTTTTTTCATTGCTTTAATTGCAGAAACTTTATCCCCCATCAAACGAATGACGTCTGCAGTTGGGCCAATAAAAATAAAACCAGAACGCTCAACTTGCTCTGCAAAATCTGCGTTTTCAGAAAGGAAACCATAACCAGGGTGAATCGCATCCGCACCGGTTACTTCTGCTGCGGCAATAATGGCAGGAATATTTAAATAACTTTTTACAGATGGCGCAGGTCCGATACAAACTGTTTCATCTGCAAGTAATACGTGTTTTAAATCACGATCGGCGGTAGAGTGAACCGCCACAGTTTTAATGCCTAATTCTTTACAGGCACGCAAAATACGCAGTGCAATTTCACCACGGTTAGCAATCACAACTTTTTCTAACATAACAATTTCCACTTGGGTGAAAAAATGGCGAGAAAGCTCGCCATTTCAGATTGATAGGGATTATTCGATAACGATCAATGGTTGATCAAATTCAACTGCTTCGCCATCATTTACTAAGATTGCTTTTACCACACCAGCTTTGTCTGCTTCGATACGGTTCATCATTTTCATTGCTTCAACGATACAAAGTGCATCGCCTACTTTGACTGTTTGTCCCACTTCAACGAAAGCTTTCGCTTCTGGGCTTGGGCTACGATAGAACGTACCTACCATTGGTGAACGCACTTGGTGGCCAGAAACTTCAGCGGCTGGCGCTTCAGCAGGTGATGCAGGTGCTGGCACTGCTGCCGGAGCCGCAACCGGGGCGACTGGCGCCGCTGCATATTGAATTGCAGCAGGTGCAACAGCTGGTGCCGCACGACTAATACGTACTGTACCTTCTTCTTCTTGCACTTCTAATTCAGTGATCCCCGATTCTTCTACTAATTCAATCAGTTTTTTGATTTTACGAATGTCCATACGCTCTTCCTAAAAATAATAATGAATTGTTAACTGCACTTTCAGAATTGATTTCCAAAGTGCGGTCATTTTGAAACCTGTTTTTGTGTCGGCAAGATTACCGCAAAATCACGCACTTTGCGATAAATTTCTGCGAAAATCTGTAAATTTTGTGAAATTTTATGCTTTTTTATTTAAAAAATCTAACGCAAATTGGAGAGCAAACTCATAGCCTTTCGCACCTAAGCCACAAATCACCCCTTCTGCTACATCACTAAAGTAAGAATGATGACGGAATGGCTCGCGCTTATGTACATTAGACAAATGGATTTCAACAAAAGGAATTGACACAGCAAGCAACGCATCACGTAATGCAACACTGGTATGCGTATAAGCTGCAGGGTTAATTAAAATAAAATCCACTTTCTGAAAACTTTGATGAATCTTATCGATTAACTTTTCTTCGCTATTTGCTTGAAAGCACGACAAATTCACATCATGCTGCGCCGCAAGTTTTTCCACATTTTCTTCAATGACAGATAACGAAAGCGAACCATAATGTTTTGGCTCTCTTGCGCCCAACATATTTAAGTTCGGGCCATTTAACAGCAAAATATTGAATTTTTTTGACATTTTCACATCCTTTAACTTGTGCGAATTATAGCGATTTTTTGTGTAATGGTGGTCGTATCTCTAGACGATTTTGGTAATAAATTCTGAATTTAAATCAATTAGCGGTAAATCTGAGCCTGGCCACGCACGTAATACTTGATGTTGCATCAAATTTAACGTATCTAGTCCTGGCGTCACATTGGGTGTATATTGTGCCGCGATACGAGCAAGTTGAGTCAATCCTAGACTACTTTCAATGCTCGAGCTAATCACTGCTTTTATGCCTAAACTATGTGCTTTTGCAATCAACTTTTGACAATCTTGTAGTGAACCAACCAGTGTTGGTTTAATCACAATGGCACTTAAGTGAGGTTCCTTTTCTAAAAGAAAATCCGGCTCGCGCACACTTTCATCCCAAGCAATATTAATGCCTGTTTGAGCTGCAAACTGGCGGCTTTCTTCATGGGTTTTACAAGGTTCTTCTAAAAATTGAATACGTGAACGATGTTGCGGTTTCACTTTCTCCGCAAATTTTAAGGCTTTTTCTAATGTCCATTGACGATTCGCATCTAGACGTAATTGCAAATCAGGAATAGCTTCCAAAAACATGTCGGCAATTAAACCATCACGATTTGCTTCATACATGCCGACTTTGATTTTAGCAACTTTATCACCTGGCATTTGATTCAGTTCTGAATATAACTCATCAGGATCACCATAGCACAACGGTGCAGTATGATAGTTACCTTCCTCATTTAAATAACGTTTCATTTCATCCATCGCCGTGCTAATACCGAAGGCAACAGAAGGATAACAACCGTCAAGGGGGACTCTTGGTTCTTCGCAGCTTGCATGACACCAATTCGTCAGCCATTCAATGGCTTGCTCTTGCGCTTGTTCAATGGTTTCTTCGCTAAACCCAGGCAAAGGTGCAATTTCGCCCCAGCCATCACGGCTGCAAGCAACACGTACAATCAAACCTTCTCGACGTTTCAAAAAGCGTCCACGTAAAATTAATTGGCTGTCGACGGGAATAGAATAACGATAAAGATTAAATGATTTGTTTTCCATTTTATTCTCCTTGATGACAAAAGTGCGGTTAAAAACACACTGATTTTTAACCGCACTTTTATGTTCAAATTAAGGATTACGTCTGAATTTACTGAAGTCTGGTGCACGTTTTTCATTAAACGCGTTACGACCTTCTTGACCTTCTTCAGTCATATAGAACAACATGGTTGCGTTACCCGCGAGTTCTTGTAAACCTGATTGACCATCGCAGTCTGCATTCAATGCAGCTTTCAAGCAACGTAACGCAATTGGACTGTTACGTAACATTTCACGGCACCAACGAACGGTTTCTTTTTCTAAATCAGCATAAGGCACCACAGTATTCACTAAGCCCATATCTAATGCTTCTTGCGCATTATATTGACGGCATAAGAACCAAATTTCGCGTGCTTTTTTCTGACCCACTAAACGCGCCATATAGCTTGCGCCCCATCCACCGTCAAATGAACCTACTTTAGGACCAGTTTGACCAAAGATTGCATTGTCTGCTGCAATGGTTAGATCACATAACATATGAAGTACGTGACCACCACCAATTGCGTAACCTGCCACCATTGCTACAACTGGTTTTGGACAAGTACGAATATCACGTTGAAAATCCAATACGTTTAAATGATGCACTCCGCTTTCATCTTTATAACCGCCGTAGTCACCACGAATTTTTTGGTCACCGCCAGAACAGAATGCTTTTTCGCCTTCACCGGTTAACACAATCACACCAATTTTTTCATCGAAACGAGCATTAGAAAATGCATGGATCATTTCTTTAACTGTTTGCGGACGAAATGCATTGCGCACTTCTGGACGATTAATAGTGATTTTTGCAATACCATCAGTCGATTTGTGGAAACGAATATCAGTATAACCTTCGCTATGATCAACCCACTCAACTGGTGCATATAAAACATCATCTTTTGGATTTTGCATTGTTCTTTCCTTTATAAGTGTAAAAAGTGCGGTCATTATAGCGGAAGTTTTTTACTTCGGGAAAGAAAATCAATTATTGAATACTTTACAATTATGTCGTTGTTGTTAAAATTCCGCCATTCCAACTTTAGTAAGGAAATTTAAGTGAAAAAAACTATTTTTTTAAGCAGCATCATGTTATTAAATGCTTGCAGTTTATTCGGTACATCGCAATCATCAATCCCCGCAGAATTTGCACAAGCGGATTACCTTCTTTCAGATAAAAATGCTCAAACATGGGCAACATCAAGTAAACAAGCTGAACAATGTATCTACCCGAATTTAACCCGTATTCAGCAACAACATTTTGCAAAAGAAGATAGCTATATTCATTCTCAATATGTCTTTTTCTATCCGTTAGAAAAAATCATCGGGGAAGACTATGTGAAAATGATTCAAAAAGATGAAAAATCGATGAATTATGCGACCTATCAATTC
Encoded here:
- a CDS encoding energy transducer TonB, with protein sequence MNSQQTKRSLLGLLISLLVHGSILGALFWNWHTPHEAASNALGEISTTISMEMIQGMRVEEPAPEAEPEPQQAELEPEKQEVVSDPTKKPEPEKKKEPEKKPEKPIEKLKPKPKEKPKEKPKNEVKAEKAVEMPKSLPIGDKNINSTATANSKATTTGQPGTNGVQGGSGTNTDELNAYRAAIRREIERHKRYPARAKMMRKQGVVSVSFSVGADGSLSGERVTNSSGDESLDNAALEAVRSARPVGPKPAGFASSVSVPISFTIQ
- the fis gene encoding DNA-binding transcriptional regulator Fis yields the protein MLEQQRNPSEALTVSVLNSQSQVTNKPLRDSVKQALRNYLSQLDGQDVNDLYELVLAEVEHPMLDMIMQYTRGNQTRAANMLGINRGTLRKKLKKYGMG
- the dusB gene encoding tRNA dihydrouridine synthase DusB yields the protein MRIGSYELKNRILLAPMAGITDQPFRRLCAHYGAGLTFSEMMSTNPQVWHTEKSKLRLAHSEELGLNAVQIAGSDPLEMAQAAAINVAYGAEIIDINMGCPAKKVNRKLAGSALLQFPDLVEKILKEVVNAVDVPVTLKIRTGWDKANRNCVQIGKIAEQSGIQALTIHGRTKECLFEGEAEYDNIRAVKQSISIPVIANGDIDSASKAKKVLEYTGADAIMIGRATLGNPWLFQAVEALVEHDSIIQTPSLREKCGHILRHIQELHQFYGEQKGYRIARKHVAWYLQGIQPDSVFRQTFNAINEPKEQLIVLEDFLNSILDKEKC
- a CDS encoding DMT family transporter, whose protein sequence is MIYQILALFIWSSAFVAAKYTFTMMDTILMIQARLLMAAIIVMPLFFRRWKGVSKPMRKQLWWLGFFNYTATFLLQFIGLKYTSAASATTMIGLEPLCVIFIGHFFFQDRAKWYHWLCGAFAFLGVAILILGGQGNEGSSEISLLGCSLVVAASIVFACCLRWTKKVVATVSAQAYTSISIVLATITMLPFTLLMTENWDIHFNWLGFFGLIYLGVACSWFAFWLWNKGLNSVDAKISGILTALEPIFGVFLAVLLLNEEVSLVSALGIIIIVSSALGVSLLPKWLHKEIN
- the panF gene encoding sodium/pantothenate symporter; translated protein: MNLGIILPLAIYLVFIFGAALFAYVKRSKGDFLTEYYVGNRSMTGFVLAMTTASTYASASSFVGGPGAAYKYGLGWVLLAMIQVPAVWLALGALGKKFALLSRETNALTINDLFLYRYKNKYLVWISSLALLLAFFAAMVVQFIGGARLLETTIGIPYTHALLIFALTVAIYTFIGGFRAVVLTDTIQGTVMILGTIVLLVGVIYHLGGVESAVNKLTEIDPSLVSPYGPNEMLDFQFMASFWILVCFGVVGLPHTAVRCMAFKDSKALHRGMLIGTIVLSVIMLGMHLAGALGRAVVPDLTVSDKVIPTLMLEVLPPIVAGIFLAAPMSAIMSTVDAQLIQSSSIFVKDLYLASKPEAAKNEKRISRISSVITLVLSALLILAALNPPDMIIWLNLFAFGGLEAAFLWVIVLGIYWDKANATGAISSMVVGLSSFVLLTQFGIKLLGFNAIVPALVFGLIAFILGNQFGAQKQ
- a CDS encoding YhdT family protein; translated protein: MDLSQRYKQAAKEARWALGLAIFYVIGWCVCAYLPKDSPGPIGFPLWFELSCIYLPILFVVIGYWIVKIVFLDIPLDVESKENK
- a CDS encoding surface lipoprotein assembly modifier, whose product is MTSQSKLILFLSSSLLLSSFSFAVEKSPKPRDERFDDQLQLAKPDLSTQKPQIPEKRDDKHTLSITKEELAKHPDLIVRGLIPAVLQNNGDAVQLLLPLYQNLPKQDPFLLEWANAINARENGRFSEAVTRYRTLFSQDSTILPLRYQLAQALFLNNDNEAAKDQFQKLRAEQVSPESIVMIDQYLSALNRRDQWRFQGGLSFLNESNINNAPKPGTRIGNWNAWERESATGFSYFAEAEKKWSLPHNYFTKFSIEGNGKYYWDNKKYNEFNGRVGAGLGYQTARFEISLMPFTERRWYAGGSSGSESMKQYSKNSGTRLDLTYWLNEKWQISTALEYGEQRYNTRKHLNGNNYLWSNTLSYFPKSGQFWFIGADYNRENTRDEDNAYQRKNLRLGWVQEWGWGISTRISFAYARRTYKGADLFNIRQKNNEYQSAVTLWHRDLYFWGITPKITWSYQRVSSNHPFYSYDKNRIFLEMGKTF
- a CDS encoding Slam-dependent surface lipoprotein, which produces MKNAILKFSLTALATLTLAACGSSGGGDAGSRSQAPTKDKPAAQTTQPAKKQTQPVKEQKNSSSSVSTSSNNKTGGAIVGDSDNKGNVTAKTVDLTSANLYKINVDGKDIPIGFGPGISARGWTQATAKTINGMKLNGKLEVCCGSYSNVRFGAVESQDPSQDDILFYNGYPTTSMPSSGVVTYRGDSIISADTDKLPDEDYLKGSSSFSADFGNKKLTGTLRTDNKDVVKIDANISGNGFSGTAKSDLLNSQGKAEGKFYGENAKELGGSAKANDNSWVGAYGAKAQ